The following proteins are encoded in a genomic region of Micromonospora olivasterospora:
- a CDS encoding roadblock/LC7 domain-containing protein translates to MMTLSQEAQDLSWLVSRFAERVPGVVHAIVVSSDGLLVAVSDHLPRDHADKLAAVTSGLMSITAGAAQMFDDDVVKQTVVEMGRGYFLVMQIRDGSILATLAGADADIGVVGYEMARLAKQTGEMLTPALRAELQQALPR, encoded by the coding sequence ATGATGACCCTGAGCCAGGAGGCGCAGGACCTCAGCTGGCTGGTCAGCCGGTTCGCGGAGCGGGTGCCGGGGGTGGTGCACGCGATCGTGGTGTCGTCCGACGGGCTGCTGGTGGCCGTCTCCGACCACCTGCCCCGCGACCACGCCGACAAGCTGGCCGCGGTGACCTCGGGGCTGATGAGCATCACCGCCGGGGCGGCGCAGATGTTCGACGACGACGTCGTCAAGCAGACCGTGGTGGAGATGGGCCGCGGCTACTTCCTGGTCATGCAGATCCGCGACGGGTCGATCCTGGCCACGCTGGCCGGCGCGGACGCCGACATCGGCGTGGTCGGCTACGAGATGGCCCGGCTGGCCAAGCAGACCGGTGAGATGCTCACGCCGGCGCTGCGGGCGGAACTGCAGCAGGCGCTGCCCCGCTGA